Genomic window ([Eubacterium] hominis):
CTACAATCAATACCTGCATAACATCACCTCATTTCTACCTCCATTATACACAAACTTTCACAAAGAAAGCTGAAAATAAGCTGAAACTTGTCTTTCAGTTTGATTTAAGGTTTCTGTTATATCATGTAAGTGTAAAAGGAAAGCAGGTGGAAATATGGCAAAAACACAAACCGTGTTTGCACGCTATGAGAAAAAATATGTGGTATCATCTAAAAAATATGCAAAACTAATAGAAAAAATAACGCCGTATATGGCATTAGACGAATATGGAAAATATACGATTTGTAATATTTATTATGATACCGACAGTTACGAATTAATTCGCCATTCTCTGGATAAACCTTCTTATAAAGAAAAACTGAGAATACGCAGTTATGGTACACCACATGATGAGGATTCGGTATTTATAGAATTAAAGAAAAAGGTAAATGGTATTGTATATAAACGAAGAACGATTCTGCCTTGTGCAATCGCTATGGATTATATGAATCGGTGTATTATGCCAAAAAATGACCAGATTCTAAAAGAAATTGGATGGTTTATCCAGCGTTATGATTTATCAAAACAGACATATATCGCATATGATCGTATGGCGTATTTTGGTAAAGAGAATCATGATCTTCGTATCACTTTTGACTTTGATTTACGCTATCGATTAGACCACTGTGATTTGCGTTTTAAAGATGATGGCGCACCGATTCTTGATCATAATGATATACTAATGGAAATCAAAATGCCATTAGCGATGCCTTTATGGTTATCGAATATCTTAAACGAATTAGAAATATATCCATGTTCCTTTTCTAAATATGGAACATGTTATCGGGAACATATATTTGCACAAGAAAAAATAGGAGGATTTGTTTATGTTTGATAGTATTTTTACATCGATGAATGTCATAGATATGTTGATTTGCAGTGGGGTATCCATTATTTGTGGATTATTTATTGGTTATGTATATATGTTTAAAAATGTATATCATAAAGGTTTTGTGGTCAGTGTGGTATTGATGCCTGTCATCGTGCAGGTAGTCATTATGATGGTCAATGGCAATTTAGGAACCGGCGTCGCTGTTGTCGGAGCATTTTCACTGGTACGTTTTCGTAGTGTTGCCGGCGGTGCACGAGAAATATCTACTATATTTTTATCAATGGCAATTGGTCTTGCGACAGGTATGGGTTATGTTATGTTCGCAATCGTCTTTGCGCTGTTGATTGGTATTACCAGTATGATTTTATATGGCAGTTCATTTGCGGAAGCGAATGTAATGGAAAAAGAATTAAAAATAACAATACCAGAATCTTTGGATTATGAAGGCATCTTTGATGATATTTTCCAACAATATACCACAAAAAACGAATTGTTGAAGGTGAAAACGACCAATATGGGAAGTTTATACGAATTACATTATCATATCTGTTTACGAAAAGGTATTGTGGAAAAAGAAATGATTGATGAATTACGGTGTAGAAATGGCAATCTGAATATCATATGCGGCAGACTACCTGTAAATAAAGAAGAACTTTAGGAGATGAGGATATGCGGAAACAAACAATAATTGCTTTTATACTCAGTATGGCTTTATTAATTAATGGATGTCAAAAGAAAGAGGAATCTACCACCAATACATCACAAGCTCAATCCACAACGGTAAAGACTGCCACAACATCCAAGATCGATTTCACTTTTGCGGATGAAGATTTTGATGATTCCTATGATGAACAGGCGATATCCATTGGCTTATCGGATACATCTTTGAAAGCTGATGGTGTTTCTATCAAGAATGGAAGTATTACCATATCCAAGGCAGGTACTTACGTATGCAGCGGAACGCTAAAAAATGGTTCTATCATTGTGGATGCAGGCAAAGAAGACCTAGTTCGTATCGTATTAAATAATGCCAATATCACAAGTGATACAAGCAGTGCAATCTATGTAAAACAAGCAAAAAAGACAGTATTGAT
Coding sequences:
- a CDS encoding polyphosphate polymerase domain-containing protein, whose product is MAKTQTVFARYEKKYVVSSKKYAKLIEKITPYMALDEYGKYTICNIYYDTDSYELIRHSLDKPSYKEKLRIRSYGTPHDEDSVFIELKKKVNGIVYKRRTILPCAIAMDYMNRCIMPKNDQILKEIGWFIQRYDLSKQTYIAYDRMAYFGKENHDLRITFDFDLRYRLDHCDLRFKDDGAPILDHNDILMEIKMPLAMPLWLSNILNELEIYPCSFSKYGTCYREHIFAQEKIGGFVYV
- a CDS encoding DUF4956 domain-containing protein, which translates into the protein MFDSIFTSMNVIDMLICSGVSIICGLFIGYVYMFKNVYHKGFVVSVVLMPVIVQVVIMMVNGNLGTGVAVVGAFSLVRFRSVAGGAREISTIFLSMAIGLATGMGYVMFAIVFALLIGITSMILYGSSFAEANVMEKELKITIPESLDYEGIFDDIFQQYTTKNELLKVKTTNMGSLYELHYHICLRKGIVEKEMIDELRCRNGNLNIICGRLPVNKEEL